The stretch of DNA cgtcccggcgcccgccccctCGGCTTCCCCGCCGGACTGGCGGTACCCTAAAATTGGCAAAATCTCTGGACGTCCAAACTGACGCGACCCCTCCCCgttccgcccgcgccccacCGCCCAGGTACGACGAGATGATGGAGTACATGAGCAAGGTTGCCGAGagcggctccggcggcgcggacgccgagctctccgtcgaggagcgcaaCCTCCTCTCCGTCGCTTACAAGAACGTcatcggcgctcgccgcgcgtcgtggcGCATCATCTCCTCCATCGAGACGAAGGAGGAGTCCAAGTACACGAAGGAGTCCGACGTGGTTCGATTGATCCAGAAGTACAAGAGCAAcgtggagaaggagctcaGCGACATCTGCGACCGCATCCTGAAACTGCTGAGGGACCACCTGGAGGAgacgtccagcgcgggcgAGTCGAAGGTCTTTTACAAGAAGATGAAGGGCGACTACTACCGTTACCTCGCGGAGTTTAAGGGTGGGGAGGCGAGGaagaacgcggcggaggagacgctTCTGGCGTACAAGGAGGCTGAGAACATCGCGTCcaacgagctcgcgcccacCCACCCcatccgcctcggcctcgcgctcaACTTTTCCGTGTTTTACTACGAGATCCTCAacgcgcccgagcgcgcgtgcgacATGGCCAAGAAGGCTTTCgacgaggccatcgcggagctggacaccctcggcgaggagtcCTACAAGGATTCCACCCTCATCATgcagctcctccgcgataACCTCACGCTGTGGACCAGCGACATGGCGGATGAACAGCCCGGGGGTGGCAAGGAGGACCCGGATGCCTaagcggcgtcgcgaggggaGACGAGGGAACGAAAATACGGCGCGACAGGTGCGACGCGACCTTTAGACGATGGTAAAAAAGAGAAGATTTGTGAATGAAAGTGCGAGAAGCGCATTCTCGACAAACCGAGCCTACCGGGCGGTTTCTCGCGTTTGATCACACGTTTGAAAAAATGTTAAAATtcggccgcgccgtcgattGACCAACAatcctccccctccccccgACACCGGCTCACGACATCGTCGCCTTGTGCCCGCCGATGGACGGCCTCTCCTTCCGTTTGGGCGCGTCCTGGTACAGCAGCCCGAACAGGATGCAAaacacgagcgcgaggatggacgccgccgtggtgtCGTTGGGCCAGACAATCACCGTGAACGCGATGGTCGCCATCTTGTTCAGCACGCCCACGAGCGTGAACGTGGTGGCCGTGATGACGCTTCGGGTCCTCCATCCGCTGTACGAGATTCCGACGCCCATGACGCACGACGCGATGAGCCAGAaccacgcgccgtcgcccatcTCCACGTCGCTCACGTTGCTGAACTCGCCCGTGAAGAAGAAGAGAAGGATCGTCGGCGGGATGGCGAAGGCGTTGGTGTAGAACACGCGCTCCCACTGCGTCATCTCGATCTTCTCCGTCATCCACTTCCCGTACGTCATCTGCAGCGCCAGGAGCATCCACCAGATGAAGAGCCAGACGTACCCGCTCGTACCgttgacgtcgacgccagaGTCGAAACGGATGTAGAGTCCCGCaaagccgacgacgcccgcgagggagaGCGTGGATCGCGCGGACGGCAACGATCTGCCCATGAACGCCCATTCGATGATGCACACGATGACGGGGAGgcacgacctcgcggcgatcaccgcgccgacgttgGTCAGCAGGAGGGCCTTCATGTTCGCGAAGAGGCCGCCCGCGAACATGGCGGTGTATAGGACGAACGGCACCACCCGCGTTCGGTCCATCGGGCCCATGACCTTGGCGCCGAACATTTgcatgacgacgacgaccgcggcgctcacggcCAGCTGCGCGCCGGACACCACGGTGGGCAACGGGAGCGCGCCCACGGCGAGCTTGTTGATGACCAGCATCGTGGAGCTGCAGCCGCTGTATGCGAGGATCCAGAAGAGCTTCTCCGCGAGGCCCACGgtgggcggcgccatcgtTCGTCTGCGGCCGATGTCCTTTTTCCCTCCAATAGTTCCTTGTCAAATGATCGCCCTCGTGTCGTGAGAGTGATCGGGTGTCCCTGTCGGCAGACGCCTCGGAGAGTGGACCACCCGGAGCCGTCCGATCGCTGGAAACCTGAGGCTCTGTGACTGCTGTGAGGGCTTGGAAGGAAAAATCAAAAGTGGCGAAACTGCAGACTGTTTGCCTGTGCGAACTCGAAAACTTGCTTCTGTACCAGCATATCGATTCGGGCGTGCCTCTTCGCACCCCGCCACCGACGCACTGTCGGCACAACGGATTGGTGCACGAGAGGCGCCATGGCCAAGGAGGCGGTGGGCAAggtcgacctcgacgcgatTGTGTGTCTTGACGACATGGAGCGCGCGGCACAACGCGTGATGGACCGCCAGGACTTCGACTACTTCGCGGGAGGTGCGCCGCCCCTCTCGTTCGACCGGatgcgcgtcgtccatccTTATCGATACTCCCGACACGTCCGTCCCCACGAGCCCGACCTCCCACTGAACGCGATCCCCCAAAACGACCGACTCAGGCGCCGAGACCGAGTCCACGCTGCGAGCgaaccgcgccgcgttctcccGCGTCACCATCTGGCCGCGGTGCATGGTCGACGTCTCGGACGTGGACACGACGACGCACGTCCCGGCGCTCGGACTgcgcaacctcgccgcgccgcttctcatcgcgcccgtcgcgatgcagcgcgcggcgcaccccgacggcgagtgcgccgccgcacgcgcgtgcgccgcgcactCCATCCCGTACTGCGCCTCGCAGCAGTCCACCACGGCCATCGAGGAGAtcgggcgggcgggcggcgacgacgcgcctcgcATGTTTCAGCTCTACGTCCTGTCGGATCGGGAAGCCACGACGCGACTCATAcgacgcgcggagagcgcgggaGCCACCGCGCTTTGCATCACGGTGGATGCGCCCGTGCTGGGCAGACGCGAGCGGGACGTGCGGAACAGGTTCGAGCTCAAGGCTGGGCTGAAACTGGCCAACGTCGACGCCAaaaaaaaccaaaaccaaaaccaaaaccaagCCGGACCCGACaagtccgcggtggacgccaaACGCGCCCagtccgccatcgcgcgacgcatcggcggacgcgacgcgagcctcaCGTGGGACCACCTCGCATGGCTTCGATCCGTCACGCACCTCCCGCTCGTGCTCAAGGGGATCGTcacgtacgccgacgcggctcgagcggcgaaagagggcgtcgccggcgtgtGGGTGAGCAACCACGGCGGGAGACAGCTGGACGGGTCCCCGGCCACTCTCGACGCGTTACCCGAGGTGGTCGCCGGGGTTAAAGAGGGGGTTAAAgagggcgcgccgacgtgcgTCGTGATCTTTGACGGCGGGGTGCGACGggggacggacgcgctcaaggcgttggcgctcggcgcggattTGGTAGCTGTCGGGAGGCCCGTCGCGTGGGGTTTAGCGTGCGGTGGGGAGCTCGGGGTGGGCAAGGCGGTGGAGCTGCTGACGGAGGAGCTGCGGACGGCGATGACGCTGGCGGGGTGCCGGGACGTGAGGTCGGCGAGGAACAGGGAGTTGGTGCAGGTGGTCGGGgagacgcctccgcggtccAGGCTgtgacgcgctcggcggagTCGCTTTGAACGCACTCGTTGTTACGTCACactcttcgtcgtcgacgacacGCGCGGGACTCATCGTCGTTCGTTCGCCCTcttctccgccgtctcccaCAGCCGCAGCGCCACGAGGGACGCGATGTTGACGCACTGAgccgcgacgatgggcgcgggcagcgtcgcgggcgcgatgagaTCCGGGAAATCGATCCCCAGGACGATCTCCGTGCTCGCGATGACCgtgacgccgacgtcgccgaggaaggTCCCCGAGAACAGGCCGGTCGCCGTGATCGGACCGCCCACCGCCCACAGCAGCGTCAGCGCCTTGAGCGGCGTCGTGAGCTCCGCGAAGGAGCCcacgtcgcacgcggcggacacCGGCCCGGCGCCGAACACGTCCGGGACGTGAAGCAACCCCCCCGCGAGGAAGAGAGGGCCGAGCACCGCCCTGTACCGTCGCAAACCGTCTGCCGCATCGGCGGGCACCAGCGACGGCCCGCCAGACTCGCCGTCCCCAGCGCCGGCCGCCCGGGTCTTGACGatggaccgcgacggcgccgacgtcttggtcctcgcgcgtctcccaccgaggacgacgcggggtcgCGATACGGATGCCGCCAGCAtaccgcccctcgcgcgcggatggCTGTGGATAAACTCTGGCGCTCAAGAGCTCCACACGGCGCGGCAGCGCGGGCGGGTAGGAAAATTTCGTTGGCCGGTCGTTTGTCCGAGTCAGAAACGCCTGGTCCCGAAATATCAACTAACCCTAGAGCTCGCCGGGGCCAGCCAGCCGCCGGTTCAGTTCAACCTGCGCATTGTATCTCCGTCATGTCTCCTCCCCAACACGTCAAGGTCATCTCCGTCGCTACCAACGCTGCGGTGCTCCTCATGGGCGCCCGCAACGTCTTCGCGACCGGCACCGCCCTCCCAATTCCCGGCGATGACAAATTTCTGGCGCACTTCGGCGGATCCTCGTCCACAGCCTTCCTGATGCAGCTCTTCGGGCTCTTCAtgatcgccaccgccggcgccaagcTGACCACCGTGGTGTACGACGAGGGGACTTTCCTCCGCCAGAAGCTCTTCCtcgtgctcggcgtcgtcgacctcctcctcgcgttcACCGTCTTCAACTACAAGGCCCTGGGGACCGACGTCACGGGTGGGTTTGTGCTCttgcacgcgctcgagggagCCGCGTTCCTCCACGACGCGCTGACCAGGGAGCGCAAGGTGAAGCGCGTCCAGCGCAGTGCATCCACCAGGTCCAAGCGCGCCTGATCGGTGACCCGCCGATATCGGAGCGCCGcatcgatcgcgccgcgccggggcgccgaacgcccgcgccggggcgccgaACGAGCGAGAATTAATAATCGACGAtttcggcgcgctcctcgcttTCCAAAGACTAATCTTAAAACTCAACTCGTCAAACCGTACCtgacgccgcctcgtcgcacGCCCTGATCGCCCGAagcaccgccctcgccttgaGCGTCATCTCCTCCCACTCCCCGACCGGGTCCGACAGCGCGgtgatcgcgccgccgctcccgacCCAAACCCCCCCGCCTCGCAACCCCGGcttgacgacggcggtgcgGATGACCACGTTGAGGTCAAACGCTCCATCGCCGGACTTGCGAGGTACCGAGATGTACCCGACGCTCCCGCTGTACACCCCGCGCGGCCCGGGCTCCAGGGTGTCGATTATCTCCACCGTGCGGAACTTGGGCGCGCCCGTCATGGACCCCGGcgggaacgccgccgcgacgcacgcggcggtcggtACCCCGCCCCTCTTCGTCCCTTGAACGGTGGACACGAGCTGGTGCACCGACGCGTACGACTCGATCTTCATCAGACCCGGCACACTCACCGTCCCGGGAACGCACACCCGCCCGAGGTCGTTCCTGAGCAAGTCCACGATCATCAAATTCTCGGCGCGGTCCTTGACGGACGTCGCGAGCTTCGAAGcttccgcgacgtcggcgtcgcaccCCAAGGGttggacccgcggcgccgttcccTTGATGGGCTTggcctcgaggacgccgccggcggagaGGCGGAGGAACCGCTCGGGGGAGGAGCAGcacacggcgacgacgtcggcgaggggatCCGACGAATTGTCCGACGTAACGTCCGACGAAACGGCCGACGAATTGTCCGGGGCCCCGCCAAAGTCGCAGCCGCCGAAGCACAGGAAAGCGGCGTACGGCGCCGGGTTGGTCCTTCGAAGCACCGAGTACAGCGTCGCCggatccggcgcgcgcggcgcgggaatCGATCCGCCAacctccccgtcccctccTGCTCCGAGCGAAAGTTCCCCGACCGTCCTGCGCAGCTCGTTCGTCAGGCACACCTCGTACGTCTCCCCGCGGTCGATGGCGCGTTGGCACGCctgcacgtcgccgacgtattcgtcccggtcgcggcgaAACGTGAACCCGCCCTCGTACGCGTAggcggctcccgcgtccCCCGAACCTTCGCCCCCCACCCCTCCGATggcttcctcgcggcgcatgcgctcgcacgcgtccagcgcggcgaccgctcgcgcgccaatcgccgccgtcagaCCCTCGTTTGTGTGTGAAGCGCTTCCCGTTTGTTTGTCGCCTTTGTTCGCTTTTGTCGCGTCGAAGCTCCCCAGCGCGAGCACGGTCCTTTCCGTCTCCGCCATCCACGAACGCGCGTCCCCTTCCGCTTCCTCCCTGGCCATCGCCACCATcccctccgccaccgcgcgcgccgcggcgccgaggttcgcgccgcgagcctcgcgctccagcccGGCGATGTCGAGCTCATCCGGCACCAGCGCCAGCAGGTACACGTCGTCGTTGGAGTGGTCCACCGCGACTGCCCTGTCGGCGAAGTACaacgccgcgtcggggacgggcgAGTAATGTCTGGGCGCCGGGGAGTCGCACTCGGCGCGCATCTCGTACCCGAGGTACCCGACGAACCCGCACCTAAAGTCAAACGGcaggtcgtcgacgcccgcatCGGAACCGTCGTTTTTTTCGTCAGAGAGTGAAACGatcggcgggtcgcgcggggcgtcgtcgtcgccggcgcgtgccgcggcaccctcggcggcgcgcctcgccgcagcctctCCCCACGACTCCACGCGCTCCGTTCGTtcgcacgagcgcgccgcgagcctcgcgtcgagccAGTCCAGCAGGCGGATTCGCTCAAACGTTTCCCTCgtcccgtcggcgcgaacggaCACGAGCGTTCCCCCCTTgaacgggggcggcgcgcccgtcctcCACGCGGGCTCCCCGCCGCCACGGTCCCCGTcactcgccctcgcgctctccCGCTCCGGTCGCGGCAGCGCGTACACGAGCCTCCGCCACAGACCGCCGCCTCTCCCGCCCATAAACGAGAACCTGGACCGGGGGCACTGccccgccaccgacgccgtggcgctgTCCAGCCAGAACGtgtccttggcggcgatcgtcctggcgcgcgggtcgttgagctcggcgccggcgtcgtcgccgccgaagagtCGCCAGAACAGCGCCTCCGAtccgcccggcgtcgacgcgagggcgccggggagcCGCATCCACATGAGCCGGGTCTTACCATCCCCGTCCACTGTCGCGAAACCTCCGGTGGTCGCGTTGGTGGGCGCGTCGGGAGCGATACATACGATCGCCGGATCGATACCCCGCGGTGCCatgacgccggcgacgccctccgtCGGTCGCGTCCTCGAACCTCCCTCGTTGTGCGCCTTCGCGATGGCGGCAAAGTTTCGGTATAAACGCTCGCCGAACCGGGAGCACACGCTCTCCGGGTGGAACTGCACGCCGTAGTGCGGCCGATCCCTGTGCCGAAGCGCCATCACCACCCCaccggcgtcctcgatctCAGCGTTCGTCGCGGACTCGTTCGAcggaaccccgccgccgtcgccgccaccccgcTCCGTCCACGCGCACGGTATCAAACACTCCggcagcgacgccgcgtccaccgccaacGAGTGATACCGAGTCACCACGAACGATCCGCCTTCCCCGCCttccccctcggcacccccctcggcaccccctgCCTTCACCGTCCCTCCTCCCGAGGGGATCCCGGCGAAGAGCGGGGagtcgtcgtggacgaggacgtgaAGACGGCCGTGCATCGGCACGGGGGCcctgccgacgacgccgccgtgcgcaGTCGCCAGCGCCTGGTGCCCGAGGCACACGCCGAGCACCgggacgtccaccgcgttcgATAGCACGTCCGCGCAGatcccgacgtcgtccgatCTATCGGGCGTGCCCGGCCCGGGCGATAGTACCACCCTGCCGAAGTGCCCGGCGCGCAACGCGGGTTCCAGCTGATGCCACGCGATTGCGTCGTTtcgcacgacgacgggcggggcgccgtcgaccgccgcgatgaggtGGTACAGGTTGTACGTGTAGCTATCGTAGTTGTCCACGAGTAAGGTtcgatcggcgtcggcgtcgcacgGGATCCACCCGCcgaacgccgtcgcggctgcgCGGTCGACGGAagccggcgcgtcgccgccgcggacgatcgcgcgcgatgcgtcgtcgtcgacgttccgatcgaactcgtcgccgtcgccgccgtccgacgcggcgagggtttCGAGGCGATCCCGGACgagatcccgcgcgcgcgcggcgtcgagcgcgcgcctgagccactcctcgtcgctgaggCTTCCGTCGTCCGgaggcatcgccgcggcgtggtccatcagcggcgacggtgccgagctctcgtcgtcggcggaggatgacgcgAGGGTAgccgcggacccgccgcccggatggtcgacggcgtcggcgttggGCGTCGTGTCTCTCCCGGCGGTCATCGGATCGCGTCAGTGTCCCCGgatcgagcgacgacgcctcggTCCCGCTTTCCCGACCGGGTCGTGCCCTCGTGTCTGCGCAACCCTCGCGCCGGGTCTCTGTCCCTTGGAGATCTGCGCCTTGCCAGACAGAAACGCCGTTTCGGTGCCTTCTCGGGATCACAACACCGGTGAGCGCCCGACGGGCTCATCGCCTGACTCTCCACCCTAACCGCGCTCACACCGGGTCCCGGGAcaccggccgcgtcgcgagatGGCGGCGAACAAGGCGGCGGTCGACCACCTGCTGGCGTCTCTGCAGCGAGATCTCAATTCGTGCACAGACGCTGACCGATCGCTTCGTAGGCGCGCGTTTGACAGCCTCCGCAAGAGGCTGCTGGACGCTCCCGACGCCCCCGATGAGGCGACGCTCACCGATGCCCTCCCCGCTCTGTTCCCCACCCTCCTTCGGGGCTtcaccgacggcgtggaGAAGGTGCGGGAGAAGTCCGCCGAGCTGGTCAACGATCTCCTGGCGCGATCGGCCGATCCCGCCACCCTCCTCCCCTCCCTCATGCCCGCGCTCAAGgccaccgtcggcgtcgtgccCGTCGAGGAACCCTCGGAAGAGATCCGCCTGGgcctcgtcaacctcgccaaagccgcgatcgtcgcgacgggcgaacgcgcggagcccttcgccgaggaggtggccgccATCGTGCACGCGTCGATGCGCGATCAGTTCCACGAGGTGAAGAAAgcgtcgtgcgcgctcgccgaggcgctcgtcgcggggctCACGCCGCATCCCTCCGCACACGTGACCCTCGCAAGGCACGCGCCCAAGATGATCAACGCCACCCTGCCGGACCTCGGGCACAGGCACTCGCAGGTTCGACACGCGTGTCTCGCGTGCGTGGATGCCCTCTTCGATTTCGTATCGGCCGGGGACGTtcacgaggcgctcgcgccgggggtGCGACAGCTGTGCGGGGACAGGACCCCGGCGGTCCGAGCGGCGTTtcacgtcgcgctcgcgaggtgGATATCCCACGTCCCgaacggaggaggaggaggcgggggaggaggaggagggatcGGGGGCGGGAAGGAGGGAGAAGACGTCGACATGCCGGACGTGCCCGATTCGGACGTACCTGATTTACCCGAGGGTTGCGGTTTGccgcacgcgcgctcgctGCTCCCGTTCCTGCTCTCCGGCGTGgcggacgaggtggaggcgaaCGGGGTGAAAGCactggcgctcgtcgaggcggtgggcgccgcgaacgacgccgcgctgggtgccgacgcgaacggcgttgacgtcgaaggcgacggaTCGGATTTCGGATCAATTgagcgacgagcggcgacgcttccgccgccgttcgcgggcAGGCCGTCCGCCGCTGCCAGGCGACTCGTCCGTGCCTTGCTCCCGTCCCTCGTCCGGGGCGCGCTGACGGAGGTTCGGGAGTGGACGAGCGGCAAACGAAACGCGGGGGCTCGGCTTCTCGGGAcgatcgtcgcgttcgcggaggcgtcggcgtcgagacACCTCGGGGATTTGATAAAAgagatcgtcgccgcggtgggtgACGACGACAGGGACACCGCGGAGCGGGtcgtggtcgccgcgagggtgctcggcgcgcacgtgTCACCCTCCCATTGGCTCCCCATCGCGCTCGatcacgtcgtcgccgacaaggcgtcgcccgcgtcgagggcgtcggcgctggtGATTTTGGCCGCCAtgcttcgcgtcgcgcccccggggTCACTGACGGGCGAGCCCATGCGTTTACTCGCGGCCGggctcgcgagcggctcggTGAGGGGATCGATGGACCATCCAGCGGTGAGGGCGCAGCtgtcggcggcgctcacgaacgccgtcgtcggaggcggtTCAGCTTGCGTACCCGCCAGCGGCGATTTGTTCCGGTCGTTCCTGCAGCTCAGGGCGGCGGAAGGCGCGTCCGTGTCGGAAGGGGGTTCCGTTGAGGACGCGGGTTCGATCCCCGGGGTGGTCGGGCCCGGTGGGACCGGTTCAGGTTCAACCGGGCCCGGTGGGCTGCCCCCGGCggagacgtccgcggcggccaagggcATCGACGATTTGGCGAGGGCGTGCGGTTTTTCATCCGCCGGCGAGCTGTACAGCAGGCACGCGGAGTCGATACTCGGGCAACTCGCGGTGGAGCAGGACGGGTGGCAGGGCGACGGCCCCGGGCAGCGcacgctcggcgcgttcgtcctGGGCGCCCCGCCGGAGGTACTCCGACGCGAGATGCGAAGCTTGGGTTTGATTTTGAAGTGCGCGATGCACCGCGATCGCGAACCCGCGCTGCGTTTGTCGCTGCTTCGCGTgttggacgccgcgttcgagtcccgcgagcgcggcgccgcgttcgagggaTGCGCCAACGAGGTCGTGGAGCGCATGATAAGCGAATCGCTGATTTGGAAGGCTGGAaagacggccgcggcggtgcgataCGCCGCAGTCGTCAGCCTCGGGACGATGCTTCGCAACGATCTGTGCCCTCGACGGGACCTGTTGACGGCGATTCAGCGCGCAGAGCTTTTGCCGCagatcggcgcggcgctcgaggaggattACTACGCGGatacccgcgcggcggcgtgccaCGCCCTCGCCATGCTGCTGGAGCGGTGCGGCGATCGTCTCACCGACGAGCACAGGAGGTACGTCTATCCCGAACTCTTGAAGCGAATGGACGACTCGCGAGACGAGATTCGCGTGACGTGCGCCGGGGTTATCGCGGCGTTCTTCCGCGCCATGCCGTGGGATTACGACGAGACGAACGTGGGGTACCTACTGAAGGGTTTCCTGATCCACATGGACGATCCGAACCGGGACGTGCAGGAGGCTGTCTGTCAAGCGCTCGAGGTTGCCGCGGCGAAAAAGCCAGACGCGGTTCGAGAGGCggtgcgggcggcgcgggacacGCACCGGGGACGCGTGTACCtggaccgcgccgacgccgccgcagccgccacGAAGGAGAGGGGCGGGAAATGATGTTAAACGCTTATAAGTCGCTCCGCTGATACGTCAATTTTAACGAGCTAAGACTCGGCGCCGCACCGCGAAAGTCGTCAGGGACGGAAAAATATTCGCCCACCCGACCCGGAACCCTTCTTCCCGCTGTTCCCGGCCGACAGCGACCCGAACGATCCGTCCCTCCTCAGGCTCGGCCGCGTCCCACCCCCTAATTCCTGCTCCCCACCGCCCCTGTGCGCACCCCTGTGTTCCTCGTATTTCGCCAGTCCTTCCCTCCAGTGTTCCACCGTCATTCCGTCGGGGGTATATTGACAGCAGACGCCCAGCGCAGCCACCTCGCGCACGTTCCGCGACTCGTTATCGAAGAACAGCATCTCGTCGAACGGCACCCCGCTCTTCTCTTTGAGCCTGTGGAACTGTTCCGTCTTGCTCCGCACCGGGTACACCTCCGCGTGAtccaccgcgtcctccaGCGTCACGTCCCGACCTCGCGGGTCTGTGCACACGCGGAGCAATCGcatcgcctccatcgcccaCGCCGGCTCGTCCGTCCTGGAGGCGAACGCGATCTGCGCGTTGGCCCTGCGCCACCTCGGGCGGTTGAGCATCTCCTCGATGGCCACCCTGGCGCCGGGGTGGATCGTCAGTTCCTCGCCCAATCGGTCCACCACCCTGGTGCTCCCAGGAGGCTCGAAGTGGAAATTGCCGGCCGTCATGTACATCTCCGGCCACCACACGGTATCGTCCAGGTCGAACACGACGAGCGACGGGAGGAGGTCaaggtcgagctcgccgccgccgcgacgggtggACGCCtcgggcgaccgcggcgtccccctCGCGAGGGGATCGTCGAAGGACGACCGCATGCGCCCGGCGttcccggcgcgcccgcccaaTGTTCGACACGTTTTCGGCCGTCAGCTCTCGCGTCGGCAAAATCAGACTGCCTTGCTGGAGTTCGCTGCGCCGCTGACCGCGATTTCATCTCGggcccgccgacgagcgtTTTTCTCGGGCCCGCCGAGGGCAAcgctcgccccgcgcacaaccccgcgcgcgccgccgccgcgcgtcgtccccccACGAACCCCGCCGGTCGACGACCATGGCCATGGACGTGGAGTACGAGGAGTACGCCTCCACAACCTCGTCCAAGCACCACGGCTGGAAGGTGGAGACGAGCAGGCGGCACGTCGAGCGCCGGGAGCTC from Micromonas commoda chromosome 3, complete sequence encodes:
- a CDS encoding predicted protein — its product is MNNFTEDLTGLSRADLVYKAKLAEQAERYDEMMEYMSKVAESGSGGADAELSVEERNLLSVAYKNVIGARRASWRIISSIETKEESKYTKESDVVRLIQKYKSNVEKELSDICDRILKLLRDHLEETSSAGESKVFYKKMKGDYYRYLAEFKGGEARKNAAEETLLAYKEAENIASNELAPTHPIRLGLALNFSVFYYEILNAPERACDMAKKAFDEAIAELDTLGEESYKDSTLIMQLLRDNLTLWTSDMADEQPGGGKEDPDA
- a CDS encoding Drug/Metabolite transporter superfamily (GDP-mannose:GMP antiporter); this translates as MAPPTVGLAEKLFWILAYSGCSSTMLVINKLAVGALPLPTVVSGAQLAVSAAVVVVMQMFGAKVMGPMDRTRVVPFVLYTAMFAGGLFANMKALLLTNVGAVIAARSCLPVIVCIIEWAFMGRSLPSARSTLSLAGVVGFAGLYIRFDSGVDVNGTSGYVWLFIWWMLLALQMTYGKWMTEKIEMTQWERVFYTNAFAIPPTILLFFFTGEFSNVSDVEMGDGAWFWLIASCVMGVGISYSGWRTRSVITATTFTLVGVLNKMATIAFTVIVWPNDTTAASILALVFCILFGLLYQDAPKRKERPSIGGHKATMS
- the GOX1 gene encoding glycolate oxidase (Glycolate oxidase, peroxisomal. A PTS1-type peroxisomal targeting motif is present at the carboxy-terminus.) is translated as MAKEAVGKVDLDAIVCLDDMERAAQRVMDRQDFDYFAGGAETESTLRANRAAFSRVTIWPRCMVDVSDVDTTTHVPALGLRNLAAPLLIAPVAMQRAAHPDGECAAARACAAHSIPYCASQQSTTAIEEIGRAGGDDAPRMFQLYVLSDREATTRLIRRAESAGATALCITVDAPVLGRRERDVRNRFELKAGLKLANVDAKKNQNQNQNQAGPDKSAVDAKRAQSAIARRIGGRDASLTWDHLAWLRSVTHLPLVLKGIVTYADAARAAKEGVAGVWVSNHGGRQLDGSPATLDALPEVVAGVKEGVKEGAPTCVVIFDGGVRRGTDALKALALGADLVAVGRPVAWGLACGGELGVGKAVELLTEELRTAMTLAGCRDVRSARNRELVQVVGETPPRSRL
- a CDS encoding predicted protein is translated as MLAASVSRPRVVLGGRRARTKTSAPSRSIVKTRAAGAGDGESGGPSLVPADAADGLRRYRAVLGPLFLAGGLLHVPDVFGAGPVSAACDVGSFAELTTPLKALTLLWAVGGPITATGLFSGTFLGDVGVTVIASTEIVLGIDFPDLIAPATLPAPIVAAQCVNIASLVALRLWETAEKRANERR
- a CDS encoding predicted protein, with amino-acid sequence MSPPQHVKVISVATNAAVLLMGARNVFATGTALPIPGDDKFLAHFGGSSSTAFLMQLFGLFMIATAGAKLTTVVYDEGTFLRQKLFLVLGVVDLLLAFTVFNYKALGTDVTGGFVLLHALEGAAFLHDALTRERKVKRVQRSASTRSKRA
- a CDS encoding predicted protein; protein product: MPPDDGSLSDEEWLRRALDAARARDLVRDRLETLAASDGGDGDEFDRNVDDDASRAIVRGGDAPASVDRAAATAFGGWIPCDADADRTLLVDNYDSYTYNLYHLIAAVDGAPPVVVRNDAIAWHQLEPALRAGHFGRVVLSPGPGTPDRSDDVGICADVLSNAVDVPVLGVCLGHQALATAHGGVVGRAPVPMHGRLHVLVHDDSPLFAGIPSGGGTGEGGEGGSFVVTRYHSLAVDAASLPECLIPCAWTERGGGDGGGVPSNESATNAEIEDAGGVVMALRHRDRPHYGVQFHPESVCSRFGERLYRNFAAIAKAHNEGGSRTRPTEGVAGVMAPRGIDPAIVCIAPDAPTNATTGGFATVDGDGKTRLMWMRLPGALASTPGGSEALFWRLFGGDDAGAELNDPRARTIAAKDTFWLDSATASVAGQCPRSRFSFMGGRGGGLWRRLVYALPRPERESARAKAAARRAAEGAAARAGDDDAPRDPPIVSLSDEKNDGSDAGVDDLPFDFRCGFVGYLGYEMRAECDSPAPRHYSPVPDAALYFADRAVAVDHSNDDVYLLALEAEGDARSWMAETERTVLALGSFDATKANKGDKQTGSASHTNEAAYAYEGGFTFRRDRDEYVGDVQACQRAIDRGETYEVCLTNELRRTVGELSLGAGGDGEVGGSIPAPRAPDPATLYSVLRRTNPAPYAAFLCFGGCDFGGAPDNSSAVSSDVTSDNSSDPLADVVAVCCSSPERFLRLSAGGVLEAKPIKGTAPRVQPLGCDADVAEASKLATSVKDRAENLMIVDLLRNDLGRVCVPGTVSVPGLMKIESYASVHQLVSTVQGTKRGGVPTAACVAAAFPPGSMTGAPKFRTVEIIDTLEPGPRGVYSGSVGYISVPRKSGDGAFDLNVVIRTAVVKPGLRGGGVWVGSGGAITALSDPVGEWEEMTLKARAVLRAIRACDEAASGTV